In Glandiceps talaboti chromosome 16, keGlaTala1.1, whole genome shotgun sequence, a single window of DNA contains:
- the LOC144447600 gene encoding lysM and putative peptidoglycan-binding domain-containing protein 1-like, protein MAVSGEGERQSLGINKKSYGKSYGSLQKSKQEIYIKHIVSESDTLQGIALKYGISIEQIRRANKLFTTDSIFLRKVLNIPVGDQPLPSHLLETATASLSSENGTNCKSDRTPIIQRTKDDTDSEDEADAAKVEVEIKKESREMKQAASPVKTHSEHHDEPRDETMDFFNRIDRQVRSMKTEVQRIEENSSIKELESKLPPSPNRAGHYDYKTKCTPAYQGDSLPKTKYSPASTTITSTGSPKIFAKAKKLFGGKEGGGKKLMKADSQAEELLQEDQQGFYEL, encoded by the exons ATGGCTGTAAGTGGTGAAGGGGAACGACAGTCGCTTGGAATTAATAAGAAATCGTACGGGAAATCGTACGGAAGTCTTCAAAAATCCAAACAGGAAATCTACATAAAACACATCGTTTCAGAAAGTGATACACTACAAGGGATTGCTCTGAAATACGGAATTTCG ATAGAACAAATCAGGAGAGCCAACAAGTTATTTACAACAGACAGTATATTCCTTAGGAAAGTTTTAAATATCCCAGTTGGAGATCAACCACTCCCATCACATTTATTAGAAACTGCAACAGCTTCACTTAGCAGTGAAAATGGCACCAACTGTAAATCTGATAGGACTCCTATCATACAGAGAACCAAGGATGATACAGATTCAGAAGATGAGGCAGATGCAGCTAAAGTTGAAGTAGAAATAAAGAAAGAATCTCGTGAGATGAAACAAGCAGCCAGTCCAGTTAAAACACATAGTGAACATCATGATGAACCTAGGGATGAAACTATGGACTTTTTTAACAGGATTGACAGACAAGTACGAAGTATGAAGACTGAAGTACAGAGAATAGAAGAAAATAGCAG CATAAAAGAGTTGGAATCTAaactaccaccatcaccaaacCGTGCAGGTCACTATGACTACAAGACTAAATGTACTCCCGCATACCAAGGTGACAGTTTACCAAAGACGAAGTATAGTCCTGCAtctactactattactagtacTGGATCACCTAAAATATTTGCTAAGGCCAAGAAGCTGTTTGGTGGAAAGGAAGGAGG
- the LOC144447535 gene encoding transcription initiation factor IIA subunit 2-like: MTYQLYRNTTLGNSLQESLDELIQSQQISPQLALQVLLQFDRAINNALSTRVRNRINFKGHLNVYRFCDNVWTFVLNDVEFREVTELVKVDKVKIVAVDGKSSSALTGD, encoded by the exons ATGACTTACCAACTCTACCGTAATACAACCCTGGGAAACAGCCTTCAGGAAAGCTTAGACGAGCTTATACAG tcCCAACAAATCAGTCCACAGTTAGCACTACAAGTACTTCTACAATTTGATAGAGCTATCAACAATGCATTATCTACCAGAGTTAGAAATAGGATAAACTTTAAG GGCCACTTGAATGTTTACAGGTTTTGTGACAATGTATGGACATTTGTTCTCAACGATGTTGAATTCAGGGAAGTGACAGAACTGGTCAAAGTTGACAAAGTCAAGATAGTAGCAGTTGATGGCAAAAGTTCAAGTGCCCTCACTGGTGACTAG